One genomic region from Cydia amplana chromosome Z, ilCydAmpl1.1, whole genome shotgun sequence encodes:
- the LOC134661069 gene encoding probable cytochrome P450 305a1: MITALLFAILVTFLTGYILQTITKPKKYPPGPKWLPFVGCSNLVQKMSKLHGSQWKALSQIAKEYSTQVLGLKLGSELVVVVYGDRNIRQVLMEPEFEGRPNSFFIKLRCFGKRMGITSADGPLWREHRKFAVKHLKNVGFGKASMEQEIQQEMARLVDYIRNNNSKPISPKSILATAVMNVLWKYVAGESIEEDRLKLLLELLSARSKAFSMAGGWLNQFPWCRFFFPEASGYSLINRINSQISAIIEEAIQKHKNNAAKSGDDFIYSFLNEMKAKKGTFTELQLKVVCLDMLIAGSQTTSNLMEFTFLTVLRNQHIQDKIYDEIQRVIGNNVPSWTDSHKLVYTSAFLLEVQRCYAIVPLMGPRRVLSDSIVDGYMIPKDTTVLISVGDLYLDPNIFEDPHEFKPERFIDQHGALKNAEHVYTFGLGRRRCPGDALARSFVFLTFVGIMQKFKIQCLNGVYPSDEPVIGLIAAPRPYSAMFVPRQ; encoded by the exons ATGATTACAGCACTCCTTTTTGCTATTTTAGTGACATTTCTGACAGGATACATACTTCAAACAATTACTAAACCTAAGAAATATCCACCAG gTCCAAAATGGCTACCGTTTGTTGGATGCAGCAACTTAGTACAAAAAATGAGCAAACTACATGGCTCGCAGTGGAAAGCGCTCTCACAAATAGCCAAAGAATATTCAACTCAGGTGCTTGGTCTGAAGTTAGGAAGTGAATTAGTTGTAGTCGTGTATGGAGACCGAAATATACGTCAAGTACTTATGGAACCGGAATTTGAAGGCAGACCAAACAGTTTTTTCATCAAATTACGATGTTTCGGAAAGAGGATGG gaATAACATCAGCAGATGGCCCATTATGGCGAGAACACAGAAAATTTGCAGTCAAACATCTCAAAAATGTTGGCTTCGGCAAGGCATCCATGGAACAAGAGATACAGCAAGAAATGGCTAGATTAGTTGATTACATACGAAATAATAATTCTAAACCAATTAGTCCAAAGAGTATTCTTGCTACAGCCGTTATGAATGTTCTGTGGAAATATGTGGCAG GAGAATCCATTGAAGAAGATCGTCTTAAGTTGCTGCTAGAACTGCTGAGTGCCCGATCTAAGGCGTTCTCCATGGCCGGAGGGTGGCTCAATCAGTTCCCTTGGTGCAGATTCTTCTTCCCTGAAGCAAGCGGATATTCGcttataaacagaattaattcaCAAATATCCGCTATTATTGAG GAAGCAatacaaaaacataaaaataatgcaGCTAAAAGTGGTGACGATTTTATTTATTCGTTCTTAAATGAAATGAAGGCGAAGAAAGGCACATTTACGG aactaCAGTTAAAAGTGGTATGCCTAGATATGCTCATCGCTGGGTCACAAACTACAAGTAACTTGATGGAATTCACTTTTCTGACGGTTCTAAGGAACCAGCATATACAGGACAAAATTTATGATGAAATACAACGTGTCATAGGAAATAATGTGCCTAGTTGGACTGATAGTCACAA GCTTGTTTACACATCGGCTTTCCTGCTGGAAGTTCAAAGGTGTTATGCAATAGTGCCTCTGATGGGTCCTAGAAGGGTCTTAAGTGACAGCATTGTAGATGGCTATATGATTCCAAAGGACACCACTGTATTGATATCAGTCGGCGACCTTTATTTGGACCCGAACATTTTCGAAGACCCTCATGAATTTAAGCCTGAGAGATTTATCGATCAGCACGGCGCGTTGAAAAATGCCGAGCACGTGTACACCTTCGGCTTAG GTCGAAGGAGGTGCCCCGGCGACGCTTTAGCTCGATCGTTCGTCTTCTTAACATTCGTGGGGATTATGCAGAAGTTTAAGATCCAGTGCCTCAACGGTGTCTATCCCAGCGACGAGCCAGTTATAGGCCTAATAGCTGCCCCTAGACCGTACTCCGCGATGTTTGTGCCACGGCAATGA
- the LOC134660753 gene encoding uncharacterized protein LOC134660753: MPARRPTRARNFQPSHPPRHHSAHIGPKFLVFRRRHHRWHWIQATLPIKYGGLGIRLTGSLALPAFLSSAYSTLTLIGGILRTPSTTNVSVSCLADAESAWSADHPVEQVPEEKSSQATWDVINIKTQHQLLLQNCHNNHERARLLAVSEKESGHWLHALPSRNLGSTLDPSALRIAVCLRLGLKICEPHACSRCAQPVDALGRHGLHCQMSAGRLYRHATLNDLIRRALCTASLPATLEPSGLSATDGKRPDGCTLVPWSLGRPLAWDATCVDTLAPSHVEGSARKPGTAADQAQTLKRRKYAFITDRYDFAALAIETLGPWSTDTKQLIKEVSVRLIGVSGDHRAGSFLAQSLSLAVQRGNAASILGSIPEAGSFGEIFYI, translated from the exons ATGCCAGCAAGGAGACCCACTAGGGCCCGCAATTTTCAGCCTAGCCATCCACCCCGTCATCACTCAGCTCACATCGGACCTAAATTTCTGGTATTTAGACGACGGCACCATCGGTGGCA TTGGATCCAAGCTACCCTCCCGATCAAATACGGCGGTCTTGGTATCCGTTTGACGGGCAGTTTAGCTCTCCCGGCCTTTTTGTCGTCTGCCTATAGCACGCTCACCCTCATTGGTGGTATATTACGTACCCCTTCAACCACTAATGTGTCGGTGTCGTGCCTGGCGGACGCTGAATCGGCTTGGAGTGCAGACCATCCCGTCGAACAGGTACCAGAGGAAAAATCTAGCCAAGCAACATGGGACGTCATAAATATAAAAACGCAACACCAACTCCTACTACAAAACTGCCATAACAACCACGAACGGGCGAGGCTATTAGCCGTTTCCGAAAAGGAGTCAGGACATTGGCTGCACGCGCTTCCATCGCGAAACCTTGGCTCCACTCTAGATCCTTCAGCCCTTCGCATCGCTGTCTGCCTCCGCCTGGGCCTAAAAATATGTGAGCCCCACGCCTGTAGTCGATGCGCTCAACCTGTTGATGCTCTAGGACGGCACGGCTTACATTGCCAAATGAGCGCAGGCCGACTATATAGACACGCCACATTAAACGACCTCATCCGCCGCGCCCTTTGCACCGCCTCTCTACCCGCAACTCTGGAGCCGTCAGGCCTCTCTGCCACAGACGGCAAGAGACCTGACGGCTGCACTCTTGTGCCCTGGAGCCTTGGCCGCCCTTTAGCGTGGGACGCTACCTGCGTCGATACGCTAGCACCGTCCCACGTTGAGGGATCGGCTCGGAAGCCCGGGACTGCCGCGGACCAGGCCCAGACACTAAAGCGCCGCAAATATGCGTTCATAACGGACCGATACGATTTTGCGGCGCTCGCCATTGAAACACTGGGCCCATGGTCGACCGACACCAAACAGTTAATAAAGGAAGTGTCGGTCAGACTAATAGGTGTCTCGGGCGACCACAGGGCGGGCTCCTTCTTGGCTCAAAGTTTAAGTCTGGCGGTTCAAAGGGGCAACGCCGCCAGCATTCTAGGTTCCATTCCAGAAGCGGGCAGCTTTGgagagatattttatatttag